From a single Theropithecus gelada isolate Dixy chromosome 8, Tgel_1.0, whole genome shotgun sequence genomic region:
- the TRMT12 gene encoding tRNA wybutosine-synthesizing protein 2 homolog — MGENVVVSNMERESGKPVAVVAVVTEPRFTQRYREYLERQKLFDTQHRVEKMPDGWVALPVLGETLPEQHLQELRNRVAPGSACMLTRLPDPVPSKRAQGCSPAQKLCLEVSRWVEGRGVKWSAELEADLPRSWQRHGNLLLLSEDCFQANQWKNLGPELWETVASALGVQRLAKRGRVSPDGTRTPAVTLLLGDHGWVEHVDNGILYKFDVTQCMFSFGNITEKLRVASLSCAGEVLVDLYAGIGYFTLPFLVHAGAAFVHACEWNPHAVVALRNNLEINGVADRCQIHFGDNRKLKLSNIADRVILGLIPSSEEGWPIACQVLRQDAGGILHIHQNVESFPGKNLQPLEVSKTEKEHWLYPQQITTNQWKNGATRDTRGKMLSPATKPEWQRWAESAETRIATLLQQVHGKPWKTQILHIQPVKSYAPHVDHIVLDLECCPCP; from the coding sequence ATGGGAGAGAATGTGGTCGTTAGCAACatggagagagaaagtgggaagcCCGTGGCTGTTGTCGCAGTTGTGACTGAGCCTCGGTTTACCCAGCGATACAGAGAATATCTCGAGAGGCAGAAACTCTTTGATACACAGCACCGTGTGGAAAAGATGCCGGATGGCTGGGTGGCGCTACCAGTGCTGGGAGAGACGCTTCCAGAGCAGCACCTGCAGGAGCTGAGAAATCGTGTTGCCCCAGGCAGTGCCTGTATGCTGACGCGGCTCCCGGATCCTGTTCCTTCAAAGAGGGCCCAGGGTTGTTCACCTGCCCAAAAATTGTGTCTTGAGGTGAGTCGCTGGGTGGAGGGCCGGGGAGTCAAGTGGTCAGCCGAGTTGGAGGCTGATTTGCCCCGATCATGGCAACGGCATGGTAATCTCTTGTTGCTGAGTGAAGACTGTTTCCAAGCCAATCAGTGGAAAAATCTGGGACCGGAACTCTGGGAGACCGTTGCCTCCGCACTTGGCGTCCAGCGTTTGGCAAAACGCGGGCGGGTATCACCGGATGGCACTCGAACTCCTGCAGTGACACTGCTGCTGGGTGACCATGGCTGGGTAGAGCATGTGGATAATGGTATCCTTTATAAGTTTGACGTGACCCAGTGTATGTTCTCCTTCGGAAACATCACTGAGAAGCTTCGAGtggcatccttgtcctgtgctGGAGAAGTGCTGGTGGATCTCTATGCAGGGATTGGTTATTTTACGTTGCCTTTCCTAGTTCATGCTGGTGCTGCCTTCGTCCATGCTTGTGAGTGGAATCCCCATGCTGTAGTTGCTCTGAGAAATAACCTTGAGATCAATGGAGTAGCAGATCGGTGCCAAATACACTTTGGAGATAACAGAAAACTGAAGCTCTCAAATATTGCAGATAGGGTGATTCTGGGGCTGATTCCCAGCTCTGAAGAAGGCTGGCCCATTGCCTGCCAAGTGTTACGGCAAGATGCTGGAGGCATTTTGCATATCCACCAAAATGTGGAATCTTTCCCAGGGAAGAATCTTCAGCCTCTTGAAGTCAGcaaaacagagaaagaacatTGGCTGTATCCTCAGCAAATTACCACCAACCAATGGAAAAATGGAGCTACCAGGGATACTAGGGGAAAAATGTTGTCACCAGCCACCAAGCCAGAGTGGCAAAGGTGGGCAGAATCTGCAGAAACTCGAATCGCCACTCTTCTTCAGCAGGTGCATGGGAAACCGTGGAAGACACAAATTCTGCACATCCAACCAGTGAAATCCTACGCTCCCCATGTGGATCACATAGTCCTGGATCTGGAATGCTGCCCCTGTCCTTAA